A genomic segment from Streptomyces sp. NBC_00459 encodes:
- a CDS encoding DoxX family protein, translating into MFAAYVTVTILGAVFNGAAAVTYLIGHEYPKTQADMKGIPRKWVPVLGMLLAAGTAGLLAGLAVPLLGTLAASGLVLYFIGAITAHLRVGSRNITGGIVFLSTAAAILTLGLIDHGAW; encoded by the coding sequence GTGTTCGCCGCATACGTCACCGTCACCATCCTCGGCGCGGTCTTCAACGGTGCCGCCGCCGTCACCTACCTGATCGGCCACGAGTACCCCAAGACCCAGGCGGACATGAAGGGCATACCCCGGAAGTGGGTCCCCGTACTGGGCATGCTGCTGGCGGCAGGCACCGCGGGACTGCTGGCCGGGCTCGCCGTGCCGCTCCTTGGAACCCTCGCCGCCTCCGGACTCGTGCTGTACTTCATCGGCGCCATCACCGCCCACCTGCGCGTGGGCTCCCGCAACATCACGGGCGGGATCGTGTTCCTCTCCACTGCGGCGGCCATCCTCACCCTGGGCCTGATCGACCACGGAGCCTGGTAA
- a CDS encoding PIG-L family deacetylase: MADRPLTLMAVHAHPDDEATGTGGVLAQYAAEGIRTVLVTCTDGGCGDGPGGVKPGDPGHDPAAVALMRRQELEASCDVLKISDLEMLDYADSGMMGWPSNDAPGSFWQTPVREGAARLAELMRHYRPDVVVTYDENGFYGHPDHIQAHRITMAALEMTALTPKVYWTTMPRSMMRQFGEIMREFHEDMPEPDPAEAAAMAEIGLPDDEITTWVDTTAFSGQKFDALAAHASQGESIFFLKMGKERFGDLMGMETFVRVQDATGAAVPENDLFAGLR, encoded by the coding sequence ATGGCTGACCGGCCCTTGACGCTCATGGCAGTACACGCCCACCCCGACGACGAGGCCACCGGAACCGGTGGGGTCCTCGCGCAGTACGCGGCGGAAGGCATCCGCACGGTTCTCGTGACCTGTACCGACGGCGGTTGCGGTGATGGACCGGGGGGTGTCAAGCCAGGTGATCCCGGGCACGATCCGGCAGCGGTCGCCTTGATGCGCCGTCAGGAACTTGAGGCGAGCTGTGACGTCCTGAAGATCAGCGATCTGGAGATGCTGGACTACGCAGACTCCGGAATGATGGGCTGGCCGAGCAACGACGCCCCCGGATCCTTCTGGCAGACCCCCGTGCGGGAAGGCGCGGCCCGACTCGCGGAACTCATGCGGCACTACCGACCTGATGTGGTCGTCACCTATGACGAGAACGGCTTCTACGGTCACCCCGACCACATTCAGGCCCACCGCATCACGATGGCGGCGCTGGAGATGACCGCGTTGACACCGAAGGTGTACTGGACCACGATGCCCCGCTCGATGATGCGGCAGTTCGGCGAGATCATGCGCGAGTTCCATGAGGACATGCCGGAGCCGGATCCTGCCGAGGCCGCTGCGATGGCCGAGATCGGCCTCCCTGACGACGAGATCACCACGTGGGTGGACACCACCGCGTTCAGCGGCCAGAAGTTCGACGCGTTGGCCGCGCACGCCAGTCAGGGCGAGAGCATCTTCTTCCTCAAGATGGGCAAGGAGAGGTTCGGCGATTTGATGGGCATGGAGACCTTCGTACGTGTCCAGGACGCCACCGGCGCGGCCGTACCCGAGAACGATCTCTTCGCCGGACTGCGCTGA